Proteins encoded in a region of the Desulfonatronovibrio magnus genome:
- the cobK gene encoding precorrin-6A reductase: MTDKFSEKLRLQPSSTILLLGGTTESLQITKALSHRGFQVLVSQATSVQLELPALQGVTFRTGPLNARDMADLLRSKSIHAVIDCTHPYAELVSANAFQAASECLIPFIVYQRPAISEHTRGIMWAGDHIHAARMAFDLNGIVFLSIGSNNIHIYAHQFQSCITRLIARILPGQTFREKCLAAGLSMQQIIEARGPFTRKENQKHFHDSAAGTLITKDSGEAGGVNSKLEAAHTLGMNVIVIKRPPRPGRLIFNSINKLISFVDQNCYFIDANLVIKSGKGADVRYKARV; the protein is encoded by the coding sequence ATGACCGATAAGTTTTCAGAAAAATTGCGCCTCCAGCCTTCTTCTACAATTCTTTTGCTGGGAGGAACAACCGAGTCTTTACAAATCACAAAGGCTCTTTCACATAGAGGATTTCAGGTGCTGGTAAGTCAGGCAACTTCTGTGCAACTGGAGCTTCCTGCCCTGCAGGGAGTAACCTTCAGAACCGGCCCCCTGAATGCCCGGGACATGGCTGATTTATTGAGATCCAAAAGTATTCATGCGGTTATTGATTGCACACACCCTTATGCGGAGCTTGTCTCGGCCAACGCTTTTCAAGCCGCATCCGAATGCTTAATTCCATTCATTGTGTATCAGCGCCCTGCCATATCCGAACATACTCGGGGCATTATGTGGGCCGGAGACCACATTCATGCCGCCCGCATGGCCTTTGACCTGAATGGCATTGTATTTTTAAGCATTGGAAGTAATAATATTCACATATATGCGCATCAATTTCAGTCATGCATCACGCGCCTTATTGCACGCATACTGCCAGGTCAAACTTTCAGAGAAAAATGCCTTGCTGCAGGGCTTTCAATGCAGCAGATCATTGAGGCACGCGGTCCCTTTACCCGTAAGGAAAATCAAAAACATTTTCATGACTCTGCTGCCGGCACCCTCATTACCAAAGACAGCGGAGAAGCCGGAGGAGTTAACTCCAAGCTTGAAGCAGCCCATACTCTTGGTATGAATGTTATTGTCATAAAAAGACCTCCGCGACCAGGCAGACTGATTTTTAACAGCATAAACAAGCTAATATCTTTTGTTGATCAAAACTGTTACTTTATTGATGCCAATCTTGTTATAAAAAGTGGCAAAGGTGCAGATGTGAGATATAAAGCGCGAGTGTGA
- a CDS encoding FAD:protein FMN transferase has protein sequence MGTYYRVTLAQVTPRQTQRAEKKIARTLEQVNQSMSVFEPDSEVSRFNKLQPGQKLCVSQDFQKVMTTSFQVYEMTDRAFDPTLAPLIDMWGFGAENALLRPDPDQIEQALEWVGLDKVMMDEHGCLHKTHPRTELNLSGVAKGYAVDLIAASLDDIGIRSYLVDIGGDMFARGTKHDASPWRIGISLPLPDAGTEDLLDIIDIQNEAVATSGDYRNFFVHDNKRYSHIIDPATGYPVRQNIVSATVIAKSCVLGDALATAMLIMDVQEALKLADSSGMFEVLLIKMEDEELTIYNSSDFFHDR, from the coding sequence ATGGGCACTTATTACCGGGTGACTTTGGCCCAGGTAACTCCGCGCCAGACGCAGCGCGCTGAAAAGAAAATCGCCCGCACCCTTGAGCAAGTGAATCAAAGCATGTCTGTATTTGAACCTGACAGCGAAGTTTCCAGATTCAACAAGCTCCAGCCAGGACAAAAATTATGCGTATCTCAAGATTTTCAAAAGGTAATGACCACTTCTTTTCAGGTCTATGAGATGACTGACCGGGCTTTTGATCCCACACTTGCTCCTCTTATAGATATGTGGGGCTTTGGTGCAGAAAATGCTCTACTTCGCCCTGATCCAGACCAGATCGAGCAAGCTCTTGAATGGGTCGGTCTTGACAAGGTAATGATGGATGAACACGGTTGTCTGCACAAAACCCATCCACGTACAGAGCTTAACCTGTCCGGAGTTGCCAAAGGTTATGCAGTGGATCTCATTGCCGCGTCTCTTGATGATATAGGCATCAGATCCTATCTTGTTGATATCGGCGGAGACATGTTTGCAAGAGGAACAAAACATGATGCTTCACCCTGGAGAATCGGCATCAGCCTCCCTCTGCCAGATGCCGGAACTGAAGATCTGTTAGATATAATCGACATTCAAAATGAAGCTGTTGCCACAAGTGGTGATTATCGCAACTTCTTTGTCCATGACAACAAGCGCTACAGTCATATCATTGATCCAGCCACAGGCTATCCTGTGCGTCAGAATATTGTAAGTGCAACAGTTATTGCCAAAAGCTGTGTCCTGGGCGATGCTCTGGCAACAGCCATGCTTATTATGGATGTTCAGGAAGCATTAAAACTGGCAGACAGCTCAGGCATGTTTGAAGTGCTGCTAATTAAGATGGAGGATGAAGAACTCACCATCTACAACAGTTCTGATTTTTTTCATGACCGATAA